AAGCCCGATTTTTGGGTGGGTTATCAATTTAAGCGCGAAGAGATGACGAAGAAAACGCCGCAGACCTTCCATGGAGGCGATTACAGCTGGACCGAGAAACAATATCGCCTCGGAACGTTGATTATCGACGTCTTCTCACCGGACCAGCGGCGCATCATTTGGAAAGGCTGGTCTGAATCGAACTACGATCCGAAATTGAGCGACGAAAAGAAAATTCAAATGGCCAACGACGCAATCAAGCAAATCGTCGTCCAAATGCCGCCTCCCGGCTAGCGCTACATTCCGCAGTCGCCCTTTTGCATCTCGGAACGCTCCAAGGCGATCCGAGCTTCCTATTCAGTGACCAAGATCAGTGTTTCTCCTTCCAGACCGCCTAAGAACAGGCAAGGCTCGAACGAAAGGAGAATGATGAATTTTACTCAACTACGCTTCGGAATGTTGCTAATGGCTTGCGCGGCGGTAATTTCAGCGTGCGGGGGAAGCGGAAATATCGGTGCGGTTTGCGACGCAGCGGGTAATCAACTTTATGCTGAATGCGATCAGACCGACGCTACCGACCAACAGACCATCTGGAACGCGCTTCAGGGGATGGGAGTTTCCATATCCACGGCCGAGATCGCGACGTTTCCGAAGGAAGATGCGATTAACGAATGCTCGAGCGGTCTCTCCGAGGGACAGGCGCAGATCACAGACGCCGATGTAGCACAGTTTAAAGCGGAACTTGCCGTTGCATCGACCTGCGAAGAAGTGGTGGACGTCATCCTTACCGCCGTCAACAGTCTCTGACCGAGCGCTCACCGCCGCGGTTAGTCGGCAAGGCCAGCTAAACCCGAACGGTTCCCTGTATCCGTTTGGATCTTCCGTATTTGCGGCGGATCGGTTCGACGACAGTCCGGATGAAACGGCCGACCTGTTCGGGAGCCATGCCGACCAACTGCTCTGGTTTCGACCGAATCATCAACTTAGGCAGGACGCCGGAAAACGCGGCATCTTTACGAATCCGCGCCAAGAGATCGTTGTTCCCCCCTTTCTCCCGAATTTGGTGAATGACTTCTTCGGCATGTTTTCGAATCCGTTCGTGAAGTACCTGGCGGTCGCCGCCGGCGCGAACGGCGGCCATGAGAATCTCTTCCGTCTGAAGAAACGGAATTTCCTGATCGAGGTGCTGCGCGATAACGGATTCCCGGACCTTCAGGCCGGATGCTATGTTGATCGCGAGATTTAAAACGCCGTCCGTGACCAAGAATGCCTGCGGAATCACCAACCTTCGGTTGGCCGAGTCATCCAGCGTCCGTTCGAACCATTGGTTGGATGCCGTTTCGAAACAGTTCCCGACCAGATTGATCACGAAGCGGGAAAGGGCGACCATTCGTTCCGACCGCATCGGGTTTTGCTTGTACGGCATCGCGGACGATCCGACCTGGGAATCCTCTCGCGGTTCCTCCACTTCGTGAAGCGCCTGAAGAATCCGAAGATCATTTCCCATTTTTGACGCGGATTCGCCGATCCCCGCGAGCAGCGTGATG
The sequence above is drawn from the Bdellovibrionota bacterium genome and encodes:
- a CDS encoding DUF4136 domain-containing protein; translation: MIHRLRPVLWILVLFGLVPAFSSLAASLVIKTEKDPYAVFYPAKAYAWHPLSDVHPKFDGDIRAALDRELTAHGFQKSTAGKPDFWVGYQFKREEMTKKTPQTFHGGDYSWTEKQYRLGTLIIDVFSPDQRRIIWKGWSESNYDPKLSDEKKIQMANDAIKQIVVQMPPPG
- a CDS encoding lyase family protein; translation: QAAAPTTVGKRACLWLQNFVMDLSRLEFEQSELRFHGVKGATGTQDTYVKLFDGDKRKVEELDRRVGKKMGFSSSYLVTGQTYPRKVDTRIITLLAGIGESASKMGNDLRILQALHEVEEPREDSQVGSSAMPYKQNPMRSERMVALSRFVINLVGNCFETASNQWFERTLDDSANRRLVIPQAFLVTDGVLNLAINIASGLKVRESVIAQHLDQEIPFLQTEEILMAAVRAGGDRQVLHERIRKHAEEVIHQIREKGGNNDLLARIRKDAAFSGVLPKLMIRSKPEQLVGMAPEQVGRFIRTVVEPIRRKYGRSKRIQGTVRV